The genomic interval GTGTTCTACTTACGGGGCGTGTGGAAACAGAAGCAATGAAAAAAGAGGCCATACGCCTAACCTGGACAGTTTCTGGTGTTGTAGAAGCTATTGACCGCATCGCAGTAGGAGAAGCCCCACCCAAAACAAGTGGCTATGTGGGTGATTCCTGGATTACCTCAAAGATATCGACATCAATGCTGACGGATTCCCAGATACAGTCTGTGAATTACACCGTAAAAACATGTGAGGGTATCGTATACATCATGGGGATCGCTCGCCACCAAAAGGAACTCGATGACGTTATTGCTATTGCGCGCAAATCAAAGGGCGTACAAAAAGTAGTTTCGTATGTGCGGGTGCGCGATACAGACTCTCTTACAAAACAAACAGAGCGTACAGACGTTGACCAGGATTCTACAAACACATCAAGAAAACCATCCCACACGGATGCTTCCTTGGACTCTGGTCTTGAGCCTGTGGAGCTTGGTCCAGCCCCCAGTGTGGTGGAAGCGCGCTCTTAGAAATCTCGCCCCCTTAATAGAAACGTGAGGTTTAAAATAAGGCGTACAAAGCGCTTGAAAGAGGCTTGGGTATCCTATCCGATGAATCTGTCACAATAAACGAGTCTGAAAAACCCTTAAGCAGTAGTTAAAGAAAGCGTTACAGACGTCACGTATACTCTAGTGAATATAGTAGATAAATCCCATTTTCAGACCCTCATACAAAGGAAGAGAAAACCTTAAAGAAAACAAAGGAAGTATCCCCGTTCTGAGAAAAATCAGAAGAAATTCAATATCCTGAGATAAACAATAGGGTTATAGCGTTATGCTGCCGTTGATGTGTCGTCATCTACACTGTTCTCGGTGGCATCTTCACCAGTCATCATGACCTCAGAAAGTTGTCCTGCATTCAGCCGGATTGCTTTTTCAATTTCACTCATTAAGTCGTGGTGATCTTCAAGAAACTTTT from Alphaproteobacteria bacterium carries:
- a CDS encoding BON domain-containing protein, with amino-acid sequence MTKLCVATLLTALFALGGCVPVAVGAAGMFVTTTLVEERGITGTISDAALRSGVNATWAKNQPKLLSRLSVTVREGRVLLTGRVETEAMKKEAIRLTWTVSGVVEAIDRIAVGEAPPKTSGYVGDSWITSKISTSMLTDSQIQSVNYTVKTCEGIVYIMGIARHQKELDDVIAIARKSKGVQKVVSYVRVRDTDSLTKQTERTDVDQDSTNTSRKPSHTDASLDSGLEPVELGPAPSVVEARS